In a single window of the Desulfonatronovibrio magnus genome:
- a CDS encoding tyrosine-type recombinase/integrase produces MILPVGPIIWFTVREKAGLEDVKLHTLRHNFASFLINPGRSMYEVGDLLGHSKN; encoded by the coding sequence TTGATACTTCCGGTTGGGCCAATTATATGGTTTACAGTTAGAGAAAAAGCTGGTCTGGAAGACGTAAAGCTGCACACTCTCCGGCACAATTTTGCCAGCTTTTTGATAAACCCCGGACGCTCAATGTATGAGGTTGGAGACTTACTCGGACATAGTAAAAATTGA